In Haloplanus rubicundus, one DNA window encodes the following:
- a CDS encoding XdhC family protein: MTTDASKTSHSDDRTDPSTDDRSRRAAMIPDEEWSAPEATVMASIRDALDADEPTVLATVVGVEGSAYRGPGAKMLVAGDAGVGSITAGCLEDVLIDLAGEVRADGTPRVERFDLTGDDDVWGLGVGCNGVVDVLLEPLDSGYRPVVDAYDGGEAALVYTVVDADYSAAPVGDRAVAVGDDPIPDEPPAWFGDDLADAAREFRRQGVSDTVELPRPAGRIEVFVDGVTPPADLVVFGTGHDISPVVELARRVDFRVTVAGFRGADATSERFPAADEVRSLSPARVRDELDLDADTYAVVMTHNFVDDAIAVDELLASDVPYVGLMGPPERFEEIADQWHEEGREVSPSELDRLYTPVGLDLGGGTPYQIAYSIVAELLAIRYGRAPDHLREAEMLDRRLQP; this comes from the coding sequence GTGACGACCGATGCTAGCAAGACATCCCACAGCGACGACCGTACCGACCCGTCGACCGACGACCGCTCGCGGAGGGCCGCGATGATCCCCGACGAGGAGTGGAGCGCGCCCGAGGCGACGGTGATGGCGTCGATCCGTGACGCCCTCGACGCCGACGAGCCGACGGTACTGGCGACCGTCGTCGGCGTCGAGGGGAGCGCGTACCGCGGCCCGGGTGCGAAGATGCTCGTCGCCGGGGACGCCGGCGTGGGCAGCATCACCGCCGGCTGTCTGGAGGACGTGCTGATCGACCTGGCGGGCGAGGTCCGTGCGGACGGCACCCCCCGCGTCGAGCGGTTCGACCTGACGGGCGACGACGACGTGTGGGGCCTCGGCGTCGGCTGTAACGGCGTCGTCGACGTCCTGCTCGAACCCCTCGACTCGGGCTATCGCCCCGTCGTCGACGCGTACGACGGGGGCGAGGCCGCCCTCGTCTACACCGTGGTCGACGCGGACTACTCGGCGGCCCCCGTCGGCGACCGGGCGGTCGCAGTCGGCGACGATCCGATCCCGGACGAGCCACCCGCGTGGTTCGGCGACGACCTGGCCGACGCCGCCCGCGAGTTCCGCCGGCAGGGGGTGTCGGACACCGTCGAACTCCCCCGTCCAGCCGGGCGGATCGAGGTGTTCGTCGACGGCGTGACCCCACCCGCGGACCTCGTCGTCTTCGGCACCGGTCACGACATCTCCCCGGTCGTCGAACTCGCCCGCCGTGTCGATTTTCGGGTCACCGTCGCCGGGTTCCGCGGCGCCGACGCGACGAGCGAGCGGTTCCCGGCGGCCGACGAGGTTCGGTCGCTCTCCCCCGCCCGGGTCCGGGACGAACTCGACCTCGATGCCGACACCTACGCCGTGGTGATGACACACAACTTCGTCGACGACGCCATCGCGGTCGACGAACTCCTCGCGTCCGACGTCCCGTACGTGGGGTTGATGGGACCGCCCGAACGATTCGAGGAGATTGCCGACCAGTGGCACGAGGAGGGCCGCGAGGTGTCGCCGTCGGAGCTCGACCGGCTCTACACGCCCGTCGGCCTCGACCTGGGCGGCGGGACGCCGTATCAGATCGCCTACAGCATCGTCGCGGAACTGCTCGCGATCCGGTACGGGCGCGCCCCCGATCACCTCCGCGAAGCGGAGATGCTCGACCGACGCCTCCAGCCATGA
- a CDS encoding VWA domain-containing protein gives MASDSDPDSFGEGGGDTPLTPVRRVRTALVRFVDHLRTAGVEVPADGSLVAAEALGAVGVEDEATVRTALRSALVSRPEDLDTFDRLFGRFWTVVNDALTEDDPGGVDASSLDGGFAPVTAPDADDSDVAETDETDDGDGDGFQFDHVGAESGARTPDAEGSVARFSPVGESTRVRAEALGVGTDPTPAVRELTAALATRPGRRHAPAADGRPDVRRAMRRSHGTGGAVVEVPERAPQPNSVRGLVLVDVSRSVLDTVDRDFLVRVLRALSAEWRDSRTFLFDTDVTEVTAALEAESASATLRAFDRLEAAWGGGTRIGHALTTVRDTAPTAADRDTVVLIVSDGLETGDVSELADGLAWLDRRTRLVFWLNPLAASTAYEPACRGMVIARPHLDGLFAFADPADLFDIARQLRRRRHPVGYEYDWRRDDRC, from the coding sequence ATGGCCTCCGACTCCGACCCCGACTCGTTCGGCGAGGGCGGGGGAGACACCCCGCTGACCCCGGTCCGACGCGTCCGCACCGCGCTGGTTCGGTTCGTCGACCACCTCCGCACCGCCGGCGTCGAGGTTCCGGCCGACGGCTCGCTCGTCGCCGCCGAGGCGCTCGGCGCCGTCGGCGTCGAGGACGAAGCGACGGTCCGGACGGCCCTCCGATCCGCCCTCGTCTCCCGCCCCGAGGACCTCGACACCTTCGACCGCCTGTTCGGGCGGTTCTGGACGGTGGTGAACGACGCCTTGACCGAGGACGACCCGGGCGGCGTCGACGCCTCGTCGCTCGACGGTGGCTTCGCCCCGGTGACCGCTCCCGACGCCGACGACTCGGACGTGGCCGAGACGGACGAGACCGACGACGGCGACGGTGACGGATTCCAGTTCGACCACGTCGGCGCCGAGTCGGGGGCGCGGACGCCCGACGCCGAGGGGTCGGTCGCCCGGTTCAGTCCCGTCGGCGAATCGACGCGGGTGCGAGCGGAGGCGCTCGGCGTCGGCACCGACCCGACGCCGGCGGTCCGTGAACTCACCGCCGCGCTGGCGACCCGTCCCGGTCGGCGCCACGCCCCCGCGGCCGACGGCCGACCGGACGTTCGCCGCGCGATGCGCCGGAGTCACGGCACCGGCGGCGCCGTGGTCGAGGTGCCCGAGCGGGCGCCCCAGCCGAACTCGGTCCGCGGCCTCGTCCTCGTCGACGTGAGTCGGTCGGTGCTCGATACGGTAGATCGGGACTTTCTCGTCCGCGTCCTCCGGGCGCTGTCCGCCGAGTGGCGCGACAGCCGAACCTTCCTCTTCGACACCGACGTGACCGAGGTGACGGCGGCACTGGAGGCGGAGTCGGCGTCGGCGACGCTCCGGGCGTTCGACCGCCTCGAAGCCGCGTGGGGTGGGGGGACTCGCATCGGCCACGCGCTGACGACGGTCCGTGACACCGCCCCGACCGCCGCCGACCGGGACACGGTCGTCCTGATCGTCAGCGACGGGCTGGAGACGGGCGACGTCTCGGAACTCGCCGACGGACTGGCGTGGCTCGACCGCCGGACGCGGCTGGTGTTCTGGCTCAACCCGCTCGCGGCGTCGACGGCGTACGAGCCGGCCTGTCGGGGGATGGTGATCGCCCGCCCCCACCTCGACGGGCTCTTCGCCTTCGCCGATCCCGCCGACCTGTTCGATATCGCACGACAACTACGACGCCGACGGCACCCCGTCGGCTACGAGTACGACTGGCGACGTGACGACCGATGCTAG
- a CDS encoding AAA family ATPase, protein MTDDTHADFETPTREQLQSVFDATDYVAGDELTTTVLLALKLGRPLLVEGEPGAGKTELAKVLAEGFGTDLVRLQCYEGLAAESALYEWNYTKQLLAVQSGDGEDSVFTEEYLLERPLLRALRHEGDRPPVLLIDEVDRADEEFEALLLEVLSDFQVTIPELGTVSAERPPIVIITSNRTRSLSDALKRRCLYLHVEPPSVEKERSIVRRKVPELDAAVAAAVCNVTGRLREEPLLKPPGVAETLDWARALAVLDGPNGDGDDPLTESDIRTTVGCLLKEVEDVDRLDDETMSALLAAAEDAPS, encoded by the coding sequence ATGACGGACGACACGCACGCCGACTTCGAGACGCCGACGCGGGAGCAGCTGCAGTCGGTCTTCGACGCGACGGACTACGTCGCCGGGGACGAACTCACGACGACGGTGTTGCTCGCGCTGAAGCTCGGGCGACCCCTCCTCGTCGAGGGCGAACCCGGCGCGGGCAAGACCGAACTCGCGAAGGTGCTCGCCGAGGGGTTCGGGACCGACCTCGTTCGCCTCCAGTGTTACGAGGGCTTGGCGGCCGAGAGCGCCCTCTACGAGTGGAACTACACCAAGCAGCTGCTGGCCGTCCAGTCCGGCGACGGCGAGGACTCGGTGTTCACCGAGGAGTACCTGCTGGAGCGCCCGCTCCTCCGCGCGCTCCGCCACGAGGGTGACCGCCCGCCCGTCCTCCTGATCGACGAGGTCGACCGCGCCGACGAGGAGTTCGAGGCCCTCCTGCTCGAGGTGCTGTCGGACTTCCAGGTGACGATTCCGGAGCTCGGCACCGTGAGCGCCGAGCGACCGCCAATCGTGATCATCACCTCGAACCGCACCCGCTCGCTGAGCGACGCGCTCAAGCGGCGCTGTCTGTACCTCCACGTCGAGCCCCCGAGTGTCGAGAAGGAGCGGAGCATCGTCCGGCGGAAGGTGCCGGAACTCGACGCGGCGGTGGCGGCCGCCGTCTGTAACGTGACCGGCCGGCTCCGCGAGGAACCGCTGCTCAAGCCCCCGGGCGTCGCCGAGACGCTCGACTGGGCGCGGGCGCTGGCCGTCCTCGACGGCCCGAACGGCGACGGCGACGACCCGCTGACCGAGTCCGACATCCGAACGACCGTCGGCTGCCTGCTGAAGGAGGTCGAGGACGTCGACCGCCTCGACGACGAGACCATGTCCGCCCTCCTCGCGGCGGCCGAGGACGCCCCGTCCTGA
- a CDS encoding FAD binding domain-containing protein, with product MYPDEFDYERPETVDEALDLLTEYPEAEVLAGGHSLLPTMKSGLASPDLLVDISRIDEMRGIDHADGTVSIGGLTNYATIDESEVVRENVTVFAEAAHAVGDVQVRNRGTVGGNLAHADPASDLPAAALAADATMVVRGPDGERRVDADDFFFGMYATDVAEDELLTHVEFPARPAATGAYAKKPSPSSGYAMVGVAVSLTVDAGIVEDVGVAANGIMDHGVRLDPVEEALRGTTPDDELVRRAAESAADELDEMMMMDDLQASAAFRAQLLESYAERALREAGDGTGVIAGSA from the coding sequence ATGTACCCCGACGAGTTCGACTACGAGCGACCCGAGACGGTCGACGAAGCGCTCGACCTGCTGACCGAGTACCCCGAAGCCGAGGTGCTCGCCGGAGGGCACAGCCTCCTGCCGACGATGAAGTCGGGGCTCGCTAGCCCGGATCTCCTCGTCGACATCAGCCGCATCGACGAGATGCGGGGCATCGACCACGCGGACGGGACGGTGTCCATCGGCGGCCTCACGAACTACGCGACCATCGACGAGTCCGAGGTCGTTCGGGAGAACGTCACGGTGTTCGCGGAGGCGGCGCACGCCGTCGGCGACGTGCAGGTCCGGAACCGGGGGACCGTCGGCGGCAACCTCGCGCACGCCGACCCCGCCTCCGACCTGCCGGCGGCCGCGCTCGCGGCCGATGCGACGATGGTCGTGCGGGGGCCCGACGGCGAGCGCCGCGTCGACGCCGACGACTTCTTCTTCGGCATGTACGCGACCGACGTGGCCGAAGACGAACTCCTCACACACGTCGAGTTCCCGGCGCGGCCGGCGGCGACGGGCGCGTACGCGAAGAAGCCGAGTCCCTCCTCGGGGTACGCGATGGTCGGCGTCGCCGTCTCGCTGACGGTCGACGCGGGTATCGTCGAGGACGTCGGCGTCGCCGCCAACGGCATCATGGATCACGGCGTCCGCCTCGATCCCGTCGAGGAGGCACTTCGGGGGACGACGCCGGACGACGAGTTGGTCCGGCGGGCGGCCGAGAGCGCCGCGGACGAGTTGGACGAGATGATGATGATGGACGACCTCCAGGCCTCGGCGGCGTTCCGAGCGCAGTTGCTCGAGAGCTACGCCGAGCGCGCGCTTCGGGAGGCCGGCGACGGCACTGGCGTCATCGCCGGGTCGGCGTAA